A genomic segment from Magnetococcales bacterium encodes:
- a CDS encoding acetaldehyde dehydrogenase (acetylating) — MKKYRVAIIGSGNIGTDLLVKVKRSSLLDCVAFVGRSRTSPGMAKAMSLGVHCSDRSIQYIIDHAPNIDLVFDATSAKDHKTHAPILRKLGIRVIDLTPAKVGPMSVPAVNIHDCLPELNINMVTCGGQASAPIAYAIGRTHKEVEYIEVISSIASKSAGPATRLNLDEYVSTTEKCIKLFSGAKRSKAILNLNPAVPCINMQTTVFAVVSDPDIEGLSREVDVLVDKIKSYVPGYQVIVNPFFESGRIVVMLRVRGHGDFLPEYAGNLDIINCAAIAMAEEYAKHRDVI, encoded by the coding sequence ATGAAAAAATATAGAGTGGCGATCATAGGTTCTGGAAATATAGGAACCGACTTGCTAGTGAAAGTGAAGCGATCATCTCTTCTGGATTGTGTTGCCTTTGTGGGGCGAAGCAGGACCTCGCCCGGAATGGCAAAAGCAATGAGTCTTGGGGTTCACTGTTCTGATCGGAGTATTCAATATATTATCGATCATGCTCCGAACATCGATCTTGTTTTTGATGCGACATCGGCAAAGGATCATAAGACACATGCGCCCATTCTGAGGAAACTTGGGATTCGTGTGATTGATTTGACTCCTGCCAAAGTGGGGCCGATGTCTGTACCCGCAGTCAATATTCATGATTGCCTGCCTGAATTGAATATCAATATGGTAACCTGTGGAGGTCAGGCCTCTGCTCCCATTGCTTATGCGATTGGTCGAACCCATAAAGAAGTTGAGTACATTGAAGTCATCTCAAGTATTGCTTCCAAGAGTGCCGGTCCTGCAACCCGATTGAATTTGGATGAGTATGTTTCTACGACTGAAAAATGCATTAAATTATTCTCTGGTGCCAAACGGTCCAAAGCTATATTGAATTTAAATCCTGCTGTCCCCTGTATCAATATGCAAACCACTGTGTTTGCGGTCGTATCGGATCCTGATATCGAAGGTTTGTCTCGCGAGGTTGACGTTCTTGTTGATAAAATCAAGTCTTATGTGCCGGGATATCAGGTTATTGTTAATCCGTTTTTTGAATCAGGACGCATTGTTGTCATGTTGCGTGTGCGTGGCCATGGTGATTTTCTGCCAGAATATGCTGGTAATCTTGATATTATAAACTGCGCTGCCATTGCCATGGCGGAAGAATATGCCAAGCATCGAGATGTGATATGA